Proteins from a genomic interval of Kitasatospora herbaricolor:
- a CDS encoding glycosyltransferase, which translates to MSDRTAGPAPTLARIVELDLDEPSGLRPPGACGTVEPAGPVLALVRSKGHPIGLVSGNGAAGDPAGLRRALVEAALRDLPLPDRTGGPAPAAQPPETARPPLVSVIVCTRDRTEMLRRSLDSVVRTRYPRAEIIVVDNAPTDDSTEQLVRSRYADRIRYVREPVPGLSWARNRGLAQARGEICAFTDDDAIADPHWVDAVVESFRRDASVGCVTGLVLAAELETEAQVLLEQYGSSARGYATRSWSLGDRADDPLVQFSVGRFGCGANMAFRTDLLRAFGGFDTATGAGTPARGGEDLLAFLHVLTSGHTVTYQPDAIVWHRHRRTMEALTTQVFNFGVGYGAFLAAAVSREPGLLVELVRRLPRGVWNWQAARRRHVRSAPDARTVQRRLGHLEFGGLLCGPFAYLVSLWKQRGLQPGEWP; encoded by the coding sequence ATGTCTGATCGCACTGCCGGCCCGGCTCCCACGCTGGCCCGGATCGTCGAACTCGACCTGGACGAGCCGAGCGGCCTGCGCCCGCCGGGGGCCTGCGGCACCGTCGAGCCGGCCGGCCCGGTACTGGCGCTGGTGCGCTCCAAGGGGCACCCGATCGGACTGGTCTCGGGCAACGGCGCGGCCGGCGACCCGGCCGGCCTGCGCCGGGCCCTGGTCGAGGCAGCCCTGCGCGATCTCCCGCTCCCCGACCGCACCGGCGGGCCCGCCCCCGCGGCGCAGCCCCCGGAGACGGCCCGGCCACCACTGGTCAGCGTGATCGTCTGCACCCGCGACCGGACGGAGATGCTCCGGCGGAGCCTGGACTCGGTGGTCCGCACGCGCTACCCCCGGGCCGAGATCATCGTCGTCGACAACGCGCCGACCGATGACTCCACCGAGCAACTGGTCCGCTCCCGGTACGCGGACCGGATCCGCTACGTCCGCGAGCCGGTGCCCGGGCTGTCCTGGGCCCGCAACCGCGGGCTGGCACAGGCCCGCGGCGAGATCTGCGCCTTCACCGACGACGACGCCATCGCCGACCCGCACTGGGTCGACGCCGTGGTGGAGTCCTTCCGCCGGGACGCGTCCGTCGGCTGCGTGACCGGCCTGGTCCTGGCCGCCGAGCTGGAGACCGAGGCCCAGGTCCTGCTGGAGCAGTACGGCAGCTCCGCCCGCGGCTACGCCACCCGGAGCTGGTCGCTCGGCGACCGCGCTGACGACCCGCTGGTCCAGTTCTCGGTGGGCCGCTTCGGCTGCGGCGCCAACATGGCCTTCCGCACCGACCTGCTCAGGGCCTTCGGCGGCTTCGACACCGCGACCGGCGCCGGCACCCCCGCCCGCGGCGGCGAGGACCTGCTGGCCTTCCTCCACGTGCTGACCAGCGGCCACACCGTCACCTACCAGCCCGACGCGATCGTCTGGCACCGCCACCGGCGCACCATGGAGGCCCTCACCACCCAGGTGTTCAACTTCGGGGTGGGCTACGGGGCCTTCCTGGCCGCTGCGGTCTCCCGCGAGCCCGGCCTGCTGGTCGAGCTGGTGCGGCGGCTGCCCCGCGGGGTCTGGAACTGGCAGGCCGCCCGGCGCCGCCACGTACGGTCCGCGCCGGACGCCCGGACCGTCCAGCGGCGGCTCGGCCACCTGGAGTTCGGCGGTCTGCTCTGCGGCCCCTTCGCCTACCTGGTGAGCCTGTGGAAGCAGCGCGGCCTGCAGCCGGGGGAGTGGCCGTGA